In a single window of the Globicephala melas chromosome 10, mGloMel1.2, whole genome shotgun sequence genome:
- the NCKAP5L gene encoding nck-associated protein 5-like isoform X2 produces MSEAMDQPAGSPGNPKPGEGGEGSMEPGTCQELLHRLRELEAENSALAQANENQRETYERCLDEVANHVVQALLNQKDLREECIKLKKRVFDLERQNQMLSALFQQKLQLTAGSLPQIPLVPLQLPSEPPASPSLSSAEGPSTSLPLGRCAGQREVCWEQQLRPGGPVPPAAPPPALEALSPFLRKKAQILEVLRALEETDPLLLCSPATPWPPPGEGSGSPEPINGELCGPPQPEPSPWAPYLLLGPGSLGGLLHWERLLGGPGEEESAGRPWGPSRGFPQAQGTGSGPPCAPGSSSSSSSDEAGDPNEAPSPDTLLGALARKQLNLGQLLEDTESYLQAFLAGAACPLSGEQPGPRQPSSPDQGPPQLSKSKGLPKSAWGGGTPEAHRPGFGATSEGQGPLPFLSVFMGAGDAPLGSRSGHPHSSSQVKSKLQIGSPSPGEAQGPLLPSPARGLKFLKLPPASEKVPSPGGPQLSPQLPRNSRIPCRNSGSDGSPSPLPARRGLGGGELSPEGVQGLPTSPSPCPTTPDSAQLRPPQPALSTTLSPGPVVSPCYENILDLSRSTFRGPSPEPPPSPLQVPTYPQLTLEVPRAPEVLRSPGVPSSPCHPESCSYESAQEKSLDKAGSESPHPGRRTPGSSSKKTGQGPGRRPGDPGYTPLRDRLAALGKLKTGPEGPQGPEKNGVPARPGTEKARGGGKSGESTGDTAPSASRPPEQPEAKGALRGAVALGTSSLKQQESGLLGDPGSRVYSSHSMGARVDLEPVSPRSCLTKVELAKSRLAGALCPQVPRTPAKVPTSTPSLGKPNKSPHGSPTKLPSKSPTKVVPRPVAPPATKEAPKPDKGKGPPWADSSGTTAQPTPPAPGPADPGPGPEGRAPHSAIEEKVMKGIEENMLRLQGQERAPGTEAKHRNASSIASWFGLKKSKLPALNRRTEAAKGKEGAGGSSPLRKEVKMEARKLEAESLNISKLMAKAEDLRRALEEEKAYLSSRARPRPGGPAPGPGAGLGQVQGQLAGMYQGADTFMQQLLNRVDGKELPPKSWREPKPEYGDFQPVSSDPKNPWPACGPRNGLVGPLQGCGKPPGKPSSEPGRREEMPSEDSLAEPVPTSHFTACGSLTRTLDSGIGTFPPPDHGSSGTPSKNLPKTKPPRLEPPAGVPPARPPPLTKVPRRAHTLEREVPGIEELLVSGRHPSMPAFPALLTAAPGHRGHQTCPHGECLGRGVGLSGSSTHHPPSPCPCIDPCEDPGPPAPVQLAKNWTFPNARAASGSSDPFLCPPRQLEGLPRTPMALPVDVDGKRSLEPSRPAPAPQGPAFGGSRTPSTSDVGEEGRVASGGPPGLETSESLSDSLYDSLSSCGSQG; encoded by the exons ATGTCGGAGGCCATGGACCAGCCGGCCGGGAGCCCTGGAAACCCGAAGCCAGGAGAGGGTGGTGAGGGCAGCATGGAGCCGGGCACCTGCCAGGAGCTCCTGCACCGGCTGCGGGAGCTGGAG gCAGAGAACTCGGCACTGGCCCAGGCCAATGAAAACCAGCGGGAGACCTACGAGCGCTGTCTGGACGAG GTTGCCAACCATGTGGTGCAGGCGCTGCTGAACCAAAAG GACCTGCGGGAGGAGTGCATCAAGCTGAAGAAGAGGGTATTTGACCTGGAACGGCAGAACCAGATGCTGAGCGCcctgtttcagcagaaacttcagCTCACAGCAGGCTCCCTCCCTCAG ATCCCACTCGTCCCACTCCAGCTGCCTTCGGAGCCaccagcctctccctccctgaGCTCCGCTGAGGGACCGTCCACCTCGCTGCCTCTGGGGCGCTGTGCTGGGCAGAGAGAG GTGTGTTGGGAGCAGCAGCTGCGGCCAGGAGGCCCAGTACCCCCGGCCGCCCCACCCCCAGCGCTGGAGGCCCTATCCCCGTTCCTTCGAAAGAAAGCCCAGATCCTGGAGGTGCTGAGAGCCCTGGAAGAGACTGACCCCTTGCTTCTGTGCTCACCTGCCACCCCCTGGCCGCCTCCAGGCGAGGGTTCCGGCTCCCCAGAGCCCATCAATGGCGAGCTATGTGGCCCACCTCAGCCTGAACCCTCTCCCTGGGCCCCCTACCTGCTACTAGGTCCTGGTAGCCTGGGAGGCCTGCTGCACTGGGAGCGCCTCTTAGGGGGCCCAGGGGAGGAAGAGAGTGCTGGGCGGCCCTGGGGCCCTAGTAGGGGCTTCCCACAGGCCCAGGGCACCGGTTCCGGGCCACCCTGCGCCCCAGGCAGcagctcctcctcctcttctgatGAGGCAGGTGACCCCAACGAGGCACCCAGCCCTGACACCCTGCTCGGGGCCCTGGCCCGCAAACAGCTGAACCTGGGCCAGCTCCTCGAGGACACGGAGTCTTACCTACAGGCCTTCTTGGCCGGGGCCGCTTGCCCACTCAGCGGGGAACAGCCGGGTCCCAGGCAGCCATCCTCCCCAGACCAGGGGCCCCCACAGctgtccaagtccaaaggcctccCCAAGTCAGCTTGGGGAGGGGGTACCCCGGAGGCCCACAGGCCGGGCTTTGGTGCTACCTCAGAGGGCCAGGggcctctccccttcctcagcGTGTTCATGGGTGCAGGGGACGCCCCCCTGGGCTCACGGTCTGGCCACCCCCACTCCTCATCTCAGGTGAAAAGCAAGCTCCAAATTGGCTCCCCTTCTCCCGGGGAAGCCCAAGGACCCCTTCTGCCCTCTCCAGCCAGAGGCCTCAAGTTTCTAAAGCTGCCTCCAGCCTCAGAGAAGGTACCCAGCCCAGGGGGCCCCCAGCTCAGCCCCCAGCTCCCCCGGAACTCCCGAATCCCCTGTCGGAACAGTGGCTCAGACGGCAGCCCCTCCCCGCTGCCGGCCCGCAGGGGTCTGGGCGGAGGAGAGCTGTCCCCAGAGGGGGTGCAGGGTCTGCCCACCAGCCCGTCACCCTGCCCCACAACCCCAGATTCTGCACAGCTCAGACCTCCCCAGCCAGCCTTGTCCACTACGCTTTCCCCGGGACCAGTGGTGTCTCCTTGCTACGAGAACATTCTGGACCTTTCCCGGAGCACCTTTAGGGGGCCTTCCCCAGAGCCACCTCCATCCCCGCTGCAGGTGCCCACCTACCCACAACTAACTCTGGAGGTGCCACGGGCCCCTGAGGTCCTCAGAAGCCCTGGAGTCCCCTCCAGCCCTTGCCACCCAGAATCCTGCTCCTATGAGAGTGCCCAGGAGAAGAGTTTGGACAAGGCAGGCTCGGAGTCTCCCCACCCTGGCCGCAGGACCCCCGGCAGCTCGTCCAAGAAAACTGGTCAGGGGCCGGGCCGGCGACCTGGGGATCCTGGCTACACACCTCTGCGGGACAGACTAGCAGCCCTGGGGAAACTGAAGACTGGCCCCGAGGGGCCCCAGGGCCCAGAAAAGAATGGGGTGCCAGCTAGGCCTGGCACCGAGAAGGCCCGGGGAGGAGGGAAGTCAGGGGAGAGCACTGGAGACACAGCGCCCTCTGCCTCCAGGCCCCCTGAGCAGCCAGAAGCCAAGGGGGCCCTGCGGGGGGCCGTGGCCTTAGGCACAAGCAGCCTGAAGCAACAGGAATCTGGGCTCCTGGGGGACCCTGGGTCCCGAGTCTACTCTTCCCACTCCATGGGGGCCCGGGTGGACCTGGAGCCTGTCTCACCAAGGAGCTGCCTCACCAAAGTGGAGCTGGCCAAGAGCCGGCTGGCAGGGGCCCTGTGCCCCCAGGTACCCCGCACCCCTGCCAAAGTGCCAACCTCAACCCCCAGCCTCGGCAAGCCCAATAAGAGTCCCCATGGCAGCCCGACAAAGCTGCCTTCTAAGTCGCCCACCAAGGTGGTGCCCCGACCTGTGGCCCCACCAGCCACCAAGGAGGCCCCCAAGCCTGACAAGGGGAAGGGCCCACCCTGGGCAGACAGCAGCGGCACTACAGCCCAGCCCACACCCCCAGCACCTGGCCCTGCCgacccaggcccaggccctgagGGGCGGGCCCCACACTCGGCCATTGAGGAGAAGGTGATGAAGGGCATCGAGGAGAACATGCTGCGGCTCCAGGGCCAGGAGCGGGCCCCCGGCACCGAGGCCAAGCACCGCAACGCTAGCAGCATCGCCAGCTGGTTCGGCCTTAAGAAGAGCAAGCTGCCAGCGCTGAACCGCCGCACAGAGGCCGCCAAGGGCAAGGAAGGGGCTGGCGGGAGCTCCCCACTCCGGAAGGAGGTCAAGATGGAAGCCCGGAAGCTGGAGGCCGAGAGCCTCAACATCTCCAAGCTGATGGCCAAGGCGGAAGACCTGCGCCGGGCACTGGAGGAGGAGAAGGCCTACCTGAGCAGCAGGGCCCGGCCACGGCCCGGGGGACCAGCGCCAGGGCCCGGTGCAGGCCTGGGGCAGGTGCAGGGCCAGCTGGCCGGCATGTACCAGGGTGCGGACACCTTCATGCAGCAGCTGCTCAACAG GGTGGATGGCAAGGAGCTGCCCCCCAAGAGCTGGCGGGAGCCCAAACCTGAGTATGGCGATTTCCAGCCAGTGTCCTCTGACCCCAAGAACCCCTGGCCGGCCTGTGGGCCCCGAAATGGCCTGGTGGGCCCTCTTCAGGGCTGCGGAAAACCTCCTGGGAAG CCAAGCAGCGAGCCGGGGAGGCGGGAAGAGATGCCCTCAGAGGACAGTCTGGCTGAGCCAGTGCCCACTTCACATTTCACAG cctgtggCTCTTTGACTCGAACTCTGGACAGTGGCATTGGGACCTTCCCGCCCCCAGACCATGGCAGCAGTGGGACCCCCAGTAAGAATCTTCCCAAGACCAAGCCACCACGGCTGGAGCCCCCAGCCGGGGTGCCCCCAGCTCGGCCCCCACCCCTTACCAAAGTCCCCCGCCGTGCCCACACACTGGAGCGTGAGGTGCCTGGCATAGAGGAGCTGCTGGTGAGCGGGCGGCACCCCAGCATGCCGGCCTTCCCCGCCCTGCTCACCGCTGCTCCGGGCCACCGGGGCCATCAGACCTGTCCCCACGGTGAGTGCCTGGGCAGGGGGGTGGGCCTCTCTGGgagctccacccaccacccaccttcCCCTTGTCCCTGCATAGATCCTTGTGAAGACCCAGGTCCTCCTGCTCCTGTCCAGCTGGCCAAGAACTGGACCTTCCCCAACGCGAGGGCAGCCAGCGGCTCCTCTGACCCTTTCCTATGCCCACCCCGACAACTGGAGGGGCTGCCCAGGACCCCCATG gccctgcccgTGGACGTGGACGGAAAGCGGAGCCTGGAGCCCAGCCGCCCAGCTCCTGCGCCCCAGGGCCCAGCGTTTGGGGGGAGCCGCACCCCCAGCACATCGGACGTGGGCGAGGAAGGGAGAGTGGCCAGTGGGGGTCCCCCGGGGCTGGAGACCTCAGAGTCTCTCAGTGACTCACTCTATGACTCGCTGTCCTCCTGCGGGAGTCAGGGCTGA